One region of Pseudomonas alvandae genomic DNA includes:
- a CDS encoding sensor histidine kinase: MEFKQSLAQRIIIAFALMSALVAGAFALGIVATVHLVEEKLISAGLGGDLQRLLLMDSVSDWSHRPEPDQLFYFSGGPGDFELPKDLRHLDRGFHEVFREQLSYHAMVEIVDGRHYVLLQDQSDFEERERVLFAVVLVGFVLSLALAVFLGWVLARRVMAPVVRLARQVRHRDQLLGLAPPLAPDYAADEVGELAVAFDATLGRLRQALTRERLFTSDVSHELRTPLMVLATSCELLLENPALDQRGRTQVERINRASEEMRELVQTFLMLARAQREDNGMAPRLTLGQVAENLLGVWRAPIESKGLALIFEPGQPLDTPYNATFLTAVMGNLLRNALHYTDQGFIRVSLTATGFVVEDSGVGIPEEKREAMFEPFVRGNEKRGEGLGLGLSLVQRICENQGWTVSLSTMEPNGCRFEVELNPKG, encoded by the coding sequence ATGGAGTTTAAGCAAAGCCTTGCCCAGCGGATCATCATCGCGTTCGCGTTGATGAGCGCGTTGGTGGCGGGGGCCTTCGCCCTTGGCATCGTGGCAACGGTCCACCTGGTGGAAGAAAAACTGATTTCCGCCGGGCTCGGCGGCGACTTGCAACGCTTGCTGTTGATGGACAGCGTTTCCGACTGGAGTCATCGGCCCGAACCCGACCAGTTGTTCTATTTCAGCGGCGGCCCGGGTGACTTCGAGCTGCCCAAGGATCTCCGTCACCTCGACCGTGGCTTTCATGAGGTGTTTCGCGAACAACTGTCCTACCACGCCATGGTGGAGATCGTAGACGGTCGGCATTACGTGTTGCTGCAGGACCAGAGCGATTTCGAGGAGCGTGAACGGGTCCTGTTCGCCGTGGTGTTGGTGGGCTTCGTGCTCAGCCTCGCATTGGCAGTGTTCCTGGGGTGGGTGTTGGCCCGTCGGGTGATGGCGCCGGTCGTGCGCCTGGCCCGCCAGGTTCGGCATCGCGACCAGCTCCTCGGACTCGCGCCACCGCTGGCCCCGGACTATGCCGCCGACGAAGTGGGCGAGCTGGCCGTGGCGTTCGACGCTACGTTGGGCCGACTGCGCCAAGCCTTGACCCGTGAGCGGCTATTCACCAGTGACGTCAGCCATGAGTTGCGCACGCCATTGATGGTCTTGGCCACGTCCTGCGAACTGTTGTTGGAGAATCCGGCACTCGACCAGCGGGGGCGTACTCAGGTCGAACGCATCAACCGGGCCAGTGAAGAAATGCGCGAATTGGTGCAGACCTTCCTGATGCTTGCCCGGGCCCAGCGCGAAGACAACGGAATGGCACCCCGGCTGACGCTTGGTCAGGTCGCGGAAAACCTGCTCGGTGTATGGCGCGCTCCTATCGAATCCAAAGGTCTGGCGTTGATCTTCGAACCGGGGCAGCCCCTTGATACACCGTATAACGCCACCTTCCTCACAGCTGTCATGGGCAACCTGTTGCGCAATGCCTTGCATTACACCGATCAGGGGTTCATTCGTGTTTCGCTGACCGCGACAGGTTTCGTGGTCGAAGACAGCGGCGTGGGCATCCCCGAGGAGAAGCGCGAGGCGATGTTCGAACCTTTCGTGCGAGGGAACGAAAAGCGCGGCGAAGGCCTGGGGCTGGGGCTGTCGTTGGTGCAACGGATTTGCGAGAACCAGGGTTGGACGGTCAGCCTCAGCACAATGGAACCCAATGGCTGCCGTTTCGAGGTAGAACTGAATCCGAAGGGCTGA
- a CDS encoding phosphatase PAP2 family protein: protein MVSTLLRPASRPLNVPVALGIPAVVAVILVLLELTTLDMDLARLFYNSAGGGFIGRHSFFLEDILHDRAKQLVIAFSLLAVLGFIASFFIARLKPFKRELGCLVLSLALATAFVTPLKAVTAVQCPWSLKEFGGKETYSELLSPRPATDKPGRCWPGGHAATGFTLFALFFVLRDRRPRLARQSLIFAFSLGTVFSVGRMMQGAHFFSHNVWTAVFCWLICLGCYYFILYRPAARADRVALSQPANA from the coding sequence ATGGTTTCCACCCTCCTGCGCCCCGCTTCCAGACCGCTGAACGTGCCGGTCGCCCTGGGTATTCCCGCCGTGGTCGCGGTCATTCTGGTGTTACTGGAACTGACCACGCTGGACATGGACCTGGCCCGTCTGTTCTACAACTCCGCTGGCGGGGGATTCATCGGCCGGCACAGTTTTTTCCTTGAAGATATCCTGCACGACCGGGCCAAACAGCTCGTTATCGCATTCTCTCTTCTGGCCGTCCTGGGGTTCATCGCTTCTTTTTTTATCGCCCGACTCAAACCTTTCAAACGCGAGCTGGGCTGTCTGGTCTTGTCGCTCGCGCTGGCAACGGCCTTTGTCACGCCCCTGAAGGCGGTCACCGCGGTGCAATGCCCCTGGAGCCTGAAAGAATTCGGTGGCAAGGAAACCTACAGTGAATTGCTGAGCCCACGTCCAGCCACCGACAAGCCTGGCCGATGCTGGCCCGGTGGACACGCCGCCACGGGTTTCACGTTGTTTGCGCTGTTTTTCGTGCTGCGCGACCGCCGTCCGCGCCTGGCCCGTCAATCGCTGATATTTGCCTTCTCACTGGGCACCGTTTTCTCCGTGGGCCGGATGATGCAGGGGGCGCATTTCTTTTCCCACAATGTGTGGACAGCGGTGTTCTGCTGGCTGATTTGCCTGGGGTGTTATTACTTCATTCTCTACCGGCCGGCCGCCAGGGCTGATCGCGTAGCGCTGAGCCAACCCGCCAACGCCTGA
- the colR gene encoding two-component system response regulator ColR, whose amino-acid sequence MRILLVEDNRDILANLADYLGLKGYTVDCAQDGLSGLHLAATEHYDLIVLDIMLPGIDGYTLCKRLREDARRDTPVIMLTARDQLDDRLQGFKSGADDYLVKPFALSELAARIEAVMRRAQGGGRRALQVGDLSYDLDTLEVTREGKLLKLNPVGLKLLAVLMQKSPHVLRREILEEALWGDDCPDSDSLRSHVHQLRQVIDKPFEKPLLHTVHGVGYRLAEGRDGV is encoded by the coding sequence ATGCGAATTCTATTGGTCGAAGACAACCGTGACATCCTGGCCAACCTGGCCGACTACCTGGGGCTCAAGGGCTACACCGTCGATTGTGCCCAGGACGGTTTGTCGGGGCTGCACCTGGCCGCGACCGAACACTATGACTTGATCGTGCTCGACATCATGCTGCCGGGCATCGACGGCTACACGCTGTGCAAGCGTCTGCGCGAAGATGCCCGGCGAGATACGCCGGTGATCATGCTCACCGCGCGCGACCAATTGGATGATCGTTTGCAGGGCTTCAAATCCGGGGCCGACGATTATCTGGTCAAACCTTTCGCCTTGTCGGAGCTGGCGGCGCGGATCGAAGCGGTCATGCGTCGCGCCCAGGGCGGTGGTCGGCGCGCCTTGCAGGTCGGCGACCTGAGCTACGACCTCGATACCCTGGAGGTTACCCGCGAAGGCAAGCTGCTCAAGCTCAACCCCGTAGGGCTGAAGTTGCTGGCGGTACTGATGCAGAAAAGTCCTCATGTGCTGCGTCGCGAGATACTCGAGGAAGCCTTGTGGGGCGATGATTGCCCGGACAGCGACAGCCTGCGCAGCCACGTGCATCAACTGCGACAAGTGATCGACAAACCATTCGAAAAACCGCTGCTGCATACGGTGCACGGCGTCGGTTACCGCTTGGCCGAGGGCCGCGATGGAGTTTAA
- a CDS encoding lipopolysaccharide kinase InaA family protein yields the protein MAVQAAGAPTASHSCFDHFWNQRGEWVEEPNTRRGGESGVQRISSNGELLYSKRQTGHIYRSLMHPFGRPTVLREQRALSALSELNVTVPQIFFCGAQRDPVHKWRALLVTHAMDGFQEIEHWYAGGGRERHGEAVHDHILQSLAANLARMHKGRWQHGCLYIKHVFVRVTGEGESAKAEVALLDFEKCRQRLTARSAASHDMKQLRRHSSFRDSDWKKLVYFYETAFGSAIKGL from the coding sequence ATGGCAGTGCAGGCAGCAGGAGCCCCAACGGCTTCTCATAGTTGCTTCGATCATTTTTGGAATCAGCGCGGCGAATGGGTGGAAGAGCCCAATACGCGCCGTGGCGGTGAAAGTGGCGTACAACGGATCAGCAGTAATGGCGAACTGTTGTATTCCAAGCGTCAGACGGGGCACATCTACCGCAGCCTGATGCATCCGTTTGGTCGCCCGACTGTGCTGCGTGAGCAGCGTGCGTTGTCGGCTCTGAGCGAGCTCAACGTCACGGTTCCCCAGATTTTTTTCTGCGGCGCCCAAAGAGACCCGGTGCATAAGTGGCGTGCGCTATTGGTGACTCACGCGATGGATGGCTTCCAGGAAATCGAACACTGGTATGCCGGAGGCGGACGCGAACGTCACGGCGAGGCCGTACATGACCATATCCTCCAGTCGTTGGCTGCAAACCTGGCTCGTATGCACAAGGGCCGCTGGCAACATGGATGCCTCTACATCAAGCATGTGTTTGTCCGCGTGACCGGAGAAGGCGAGTCGGCGAAGGCCGAAGTCGCCCTGTTGGATTTCGAGAAATGCCGACAACGCCTGACTGCCCGAAGCGCGGCCTCCCACGACATGAAGCAACTGCGGCGCCATTCGTCGTTTCGTGATTCCGACTGGAAAAAACTGGTCTACTTTTATGAGACGGCGTTTGGCAGCGCTATCAAAGGTTTATAG
- a CDS encoding efflux RND transporter periplasmic adaptor subunit: protein MLRRRMLIMLGVVLLVVLLLAGYKAFSIYQQIQMFSVPKPPVSVAVAKATEQPWQSRLPTVGSLKALQGVDLSLEIAGTVQKLQFESGQKVKAGQPLLQLDSEVESALLETAQADLGLSQLDFGRGRQLVGSQAISKGEFDRLAAQLKKNQATVNQLKASLAKKHIVAPFSGTIGIRQVDVGDYLASGTVIATLQDLSSLYVDFYVPEQTVPRLAVAQTVNVSVSAYPGQTFVGTISAINPKVEDSTRNVLVRATLANPDGKLLPGMFANLQVVLPDVAAGIVVPESAVTYTLYGNSMYVVTQKKAADGSVEKDDKGQPVLIAERRFVETGERRDGQVLVTKGVHSGEDVVIAGQLKLDNGTSIAISDDKTLTEQNSTPRAD from the coding sequence ATGCTGCGACGCCGCATGCTGATCATGTTGGGTGTTGTCCTGCTGGTGGTGCTGTTGCTGGCAGGCTACAAGGCCTTCTCCATCTACCAGCAGATCCAGATGTTTTCTGTCCCGAAACCGCCCGTCAGCGTTGCCGTGGCCAAGGCCACCGAGCAACCCTGGCAGTCTCGCCTGCCCACCGTCGGCAGCCTGAAGGCCTTGCAAGGCGTTGACCTGAGCCTGGAGATCGCCGGCACGGTGCAAAAGCTGCAGTTCGAATCGGGGCAAAAGGTCAAGGCCGGCCAACCGCTCCTGCAACTGGACAGCGAAGTCGAAAGCGCCCTGCTGGAAACCGCCCAGGCCGACCTTGGCCTGTCGCAGCTGGATTTCGGCCGGGGTCGACAACTGGTCGGCAGCCAGGCGATTTCCAAAGGCGAGTTCGATCGGCTTGCGGCCCAGTTGAAGAAGAACCAGGCCACGGTCAACCAGCTCAAGGCATCGCTGGCGAAGAAACACATCGTCGCGCCTTTCAGCGGCACCATCGGCATTCGTCAGGTGGACGTTGGCGATTACCTGGCCAGCGGCACGGTGATCGCCACCCTGCAGGACCTCAGTAGCCTGTACGTGGATTTCTATGTCCCGGAACAGACGGTGCCTCGGCTCGCCGTTGCCCAAACGGTCAACGTCAGTGTCTCGGCCTACCCAGGCCAGACATTCGTCGGCACCATCAGCGCCATAAACCCCAAGGTCGAGGACAGCACCCGCAATGTGCTGGTGCGCGCCACCCTTGCCAACCCCGATGGCAAGTTGTTGCCCGGCATGTTTGCCAACCTGCAGGTCGTCTTGCCAGACGTGGCCGCCGGCATCGTCGTGCCGGAGAGCGCCGTGACCTACACGCTCTATGGCAACTCGATGTACGTGGTCACCCAGAAGAAAGCCGCCGATGGCAGCGTCGAGAAAGATGACAAGGGCCAGCCGGTCCTGATCGCCGAGCGGCGCTTCGTCGAGACGGGTGAGCGTCGCGACGGGCAGGTCCTGGTGACCAAGGGCGTGCACAGCGGTGAAGACGTGGTGATTGCCGGCCAGCTCAAGCTCGACAACGGCACGTCCATCGCCATCAGCGACGACAAGACCCTGACCGAACAGAACAGCACGCCGCGCGCGGACTGA
- a CDS encoding multidrug efflux RND transporter permease subunit, translating to MAFTDPFIRRPVLATVVSLLIVLLGFQAWSKLPLRQYPQMENALITVTTAYPGANAETIQGYITQPMQQSLASAEGIDYMTSVSRQNFSVISVYARIGSNSDRLFTELLAKANEVKNQLPQDAEDPVLSREAADASALMYISFFSKELNNPQITDYLSRVIQPKLATLPGMAEAEILGNQVFAMRLWLDPVKLAGFGLTAADVTDAVRQQNFLSAAGEVKGEYVVTSINANTELKSAEAFAAIPLKTAGDSRVLLRDVARVEMGAENYDTISSFGGTPSVYIGIKATPGANPLDVIKEVRKIMPEMEAQLPTNLKAEIAYDATLFIQASIDEVVKTLFEAVLIVIVVVFLFLGALRSVLIPVVTIPLSMIGVMFFMQLMGYSMNLLTLLAMVLAIGLVVDDAIVVVENIHRHMEEGKTPFDAAIEGAREIAMPVVSMTITLAAVYAPIGLLEGLTGALFKEFALTLAGAVVISGIVALTLSPMMCAMLLRHDENPTGLAHRLDVIFERLKNRYQRLLHGTLNSRPVVLVFAVIVLLLIPVLIMFTKSELAPDEDQGIIFMMANAPKTTNLDYLNAYTDHFITIFKEFPEYYSSFQINGYNGVQSGIGGFLLKPWNERSRTQMEILPEVQAKLEGILGLQIFGFNLPSLPGTGEGLPFEFVINSPKDYTTLLQIAERVKKRALESGKFAFMDIDLAFDKPEVVVDIDRAKAAQMGVSMQDLGGTLATLLGESEINRFTLEGRSYKVIAQVERPFRDNPDWLNNYYVKNTQGESLPLSTLIKVSDRARPRQLNQFQQLNAVTISGFPTVSMGEAIETVRQIAREEAPVGFAFDYAGASRQFVQEGSALWVTFGLALAIIFLVLAAQFESFRDPLVILVTVPLSICGALIPLFLGWSSMNIYTQVGLVTLIGLISKHGILIVEFANQLRKEQGLSPRDAVEQAASIRLRPVLMTTAAMVFGMVPLILATGAGAVSRFDIGTVIATGMSIGTLFTLFVLPCVYTLLAKADKH from the coding sequence ATGGCTTTTACCGATCCGTTCATCCGCCGCCCGGTGCTCGCCACCGTGGTCAGCCTGTTGATCGTGCTGCTGGGCTTCCAGGCCTGGAGCAAGTTGCCCCTGCGCCAGTATCCGCAGATGGAAAACGCCCTGATCACGGTGACCACCGCCTACCCCGGCGCCAATGCCGAGACTATCCAGGGCTATATCACCCAGCCAATGCAACAAAGCCTGGCCAGTGCCGAAGGCATCGACTACATGACCTCGGTCAGCCGACAGAATTTCTCGGTGATCTCGGTCTATGCCCGTATCGGCTCCAACAGCGACCGGCTCTTTACCGAACTGCTGGCCAAGGCCAACGAGGTCAAGAACCAGCTGCCCCAGGACGCCGAGGACCCCGTTCTCAGCCGAGAGGCTGCCGACGCCTCGGCGCTGATGTACATCAGTTTCTTCAGCAAGGAATTGAACAATCCGCAGATCACCGACTACCTGTCACGGGTGATCCAGCCCAAACTGGCAACCCTGCCCGGCATGGCTGAGGCGGAGATTCTCGGCAACCAGGTCTTTGCCATGCGCCTTTGGCTGGACCCTGTCAAGCTCGCAGGCTTTGGGCTGACGGCTGCCGACGTGACCGATGCGGTGCGCCAGCAGAACTTTCTTTCTGCCGCCGGCGAAGTGAAAGGCGAGTACGTCGTTACCAGTATCAACGCCAACACCGAACTCAAGTCCGCCGAAGCGTTCGCCGCGATCCCCCTGAAGACCGCCGGGGACAGCCGCGTGTTGCTGCGGGACGTCGCTCGCGTGGAAATGGGCGCCGAAAACTACGACACCATCAGCTCCTTTGGCGGCACGCCTTCGGTATACATCGGGATCAAGGCCACGCCCGGCGCGAACCCACTGGACGTGATCAAGGAAGTGCGCAAGATCATGCCGGAGATGGAAGCCCAGCTTCCGACCAACCTCAAGGCCGAGATCGCCTATGACGCCACTTTGTTCATCCAGGCCTCCATCGACGAGGTAGTGAAGACCCTGTTCGAGGCGGTACTGATCGTCATCGTCGTGGTCTTCCTGTTCCTCGGTGCCTTGCGCTCGGTGCTCATCCCGGTAGTGACCATTCCACTGTCGATGATCGGCGTCATGTTCTTCATGCAGTTGATGGGCTACTCCATGAACCTGCTGACGCTGCTGGCCATGGTGCTCGCCATCGGCCTGGTGGTGGACGATGCCATCGTGGTCGTGGAAAACATCCACCGACACATGGAGGAAGGCAAGACCCCATTCGACGCCGCCATTGAAGGCGCGCGGGAAATAGCCATGCCGGTGGTCTCGATGACCATAACCCTCGCGGCGGTGTACGCGCCCATCGGCCTGCTTGAAGGCCTGACGGGGGCATTGTTCAAGGAGTTCGCCTTGACCCTGGCTGGCGCCGTGGTCATTTCAGGCATCGTCGCGCTGACCTTGTCACCCATGATGTGCGCGATGCTCCTGCGCCATGACGAGAATCCCACGGGGCTGGCCCATCGACTGGACGTGATTTTCGAACGCCTGAAAAACCGTTACCAACGCCTGCTTCATGGCACGCTCAACAGTCGGCCCGTGGTGCTGGTATTCGCGGTGATCGTGCTGTTGCTCATTCCCGTGCTGATCATGTTCACCAAGTCCGAGCTGGCACCCGACGAGGACCAAGGCATCATCTTCATGATGGCCAACGCGCCGAAGACGACCAACCTCGATTACCTGAACGCCTACACCGATCACTTCATCACGATCTTCAAGGAGTTCCCCGAGTACTACTCCTCTTTCCAGATCAACGGCTATAACGGCGTCCAGTCAGGCATCGGCGGCTTCTTGCTCAAGCCCTGGAACGAACGCAGCCGCACCCAGATGGAAATCCTGCCCGAGGTCCAGGCCAAGCTGGAAGGCATCCTGGGCCTGCAGATCTTCGGTTTCAACCTGCCCTCGCTGCCAGGCACCGGCGAAGGCTTGCCCTTCGAGTTCGTCATCAATTCGCCGAAGGACTACACGACGCTGCTGCAGATTGCCGAACGGGTCAAGAAACGCGCGCTGGAGTCCGGCAAATTCGCTTTCATGGACATCGACCTGGCCTTCGACAAACCCGAAGTCGTGGTGGATATCGATCGCGCCAAGGCCGCCCAGATGGGCGTGTCGATGCAGGACCTGGGCGGAACCCTGGCAACACTGCTGGGTGAGTCCGAGATAAACCGCTTCACTCTGGAAGGGCGCAGCTACAAAGTAATTGCCCAGGTCGAACGACCGTTTCGGGACAATCCGGACTGGCTGAACAATTACTACGTAAAGAATACCCAGGGCGAATCGCTCCCGCTGTCGACGCTGATCAAGGTCAGCGACCGGGCACGACCGCGCCAATTGAATCAGTTCCAGCAGCTCAATGCGGTGACGATTTCAGGCTTTCCAACCGTGAGCATGGGCGAGGCCATTGAAACCGTCCGCCAGATTGCCCGCGAGGAAGCTCCGGTGGGGTTCGCCTTCGATTACGCCGGAGCTTCGCGCCAATTCGTACAGGAAGGCAGTGCGCTGTGGGTGACCTTTGGCCTGGCGCTTGCGATCATCTTCCTGGTGCTGGCCGCGCAGTTCGAGAGTTTCCGGGATCCACTGGTCATCCTGGTCACGGTGCCGTTATCCATTTGCGGCGCGCTGATTCCGCTGTTCCTCGGCTGGTCGAGCATGAACATCTATACCCAGGTCGGGCTGGTGACGCTGATCGGACTGATCAGCAAGCACGGTATCCTGATCGTCGAGTTCGCCAACCAATTGCGCAAGGAACAAGGCCTGAGCCCGCGCGATGCCGTTGAGCAGGCCGCGTCGATACGACTGCGGCCCGTACTGATGACAACCGCGGCAATGGTATTCGGCATGGTGCCGTTGATCCTGGCCACCGGCGCCGGAGCGGTCAGCCGCTTCGACATCGGCACGGTCATCGCCACGGGCATGTCGATCGGCACCCTGTTCACGTTGTTCGTATTGCCTTGTGTCTACACCTTGCTGGCCAAAGCCGACAAACACTGA
- a CDS encoding co-chaperone GroES has product MKLRPLHDRVVIRRSEEEKKTAGGIVLPGSAAEKANHGEVLAVGPGKALENGEVRALAVKVGDKVVFGPYSGSNTVKVDGEDLLVMGESEILAVLEG; this is encoded by the coding sequence ATGAAGCTTCGTCCTCTGCATGACCGCGTCGTCATCCGTCGCAGCGAAGAAGAGAAGAAAACCGCTGGCGGTATCGTCCTGCCAGGTTCGGCTGCCGAGAAAGCCAACCACGGTGAAGTTCTCGCTGTAGGTCCAGGCAAGGCACTGGAAAACGGTGAAGTACGTGCGCTGGCCGTGAAAGTGGGTGACAAGGTTGTGTTCGGCCCTTACTCCGGCAGCAACACTGTGAAAGTCGACGGCGAAGACCTGCTGGTAATGGGCGAGAGCGAAATCCTCGCCGTTCTCGAAGGCTGA
- the groL gene encoding chaperonin GroEL (60 kDa chaperone family; promotes refolding of misfolded polypeptides especially under stressful conditions; forms two stacked rings of heptamers to form a barrel-shaped 14mer; ends can be capped by GroES; misfolded proteins enter the barrel where they are refolded when GroES binds), whose amino-acid sequence MAAKEVKFGDSARKKMLAGVNVLADAVKATLGPKGRNVIIEKSFGAPTITKDGVSVAKEIELKDRFENMGAQLVKDVASRANDDAGDGTTTATVLAQSIVNEGLKAVAAGMNPMDLKRGIDKATIAIVKELKGLAKPCADSKAIAQVGTISANSDNSIGDIIAEAMEKVGKEGVITVEEGSGLENELSVVEGMQFDRGYLSPYFVNKPDTMVAELDSPLILLVDKKISNIREMLPVLEAVAKAGRPLLIVAEDVEGEALATLVVNNMRGIVKVAAVKAPGFGDRRKAMLQDIAVLTGGTVISEEIGLSLESTTLEHLGNAKRVILSKENTTVIDGAGNDADIQARVTQIRAQVAETSSDYDREKLQERLAKLSGGVAVIKVGAGSEVEMKEKKARVEDALHATRAAVEEGVVPGGGVALVRALQAISELKGDNDDQNVGIQLLRRAVEAPLRQIVANSGDEPSVVVDKVKQGSGNYGYNAATGEYGDMIEMGILDPAKVTRSALQAASSIASLMITTEAMIAEIKEDAPAGGGMPDMGGMGGMGGMM is encoded by the coding sequence ATGGCTGCTAAAGAAGTTAAATTCGGCGATTCCGCCCGCAAGAAAATGCTCGCCGGTGTCAACGTCCTGGCTGACGCAGTAAAAGCGACCCTGGGCCCGAAAGGCCGTAACGTGATCATCGAGAAGAGCTTCGGCGCTCCGACCATCACCAAGGACGGCGTTTCCGTAGCCAAGGAAATCGAGCTGAAAGATCGCTTCGAAAACATGGGTGCGCAGCTGGTCAAAGACGTTGCCTCCCGTGCCAACGATGACGCCGGTGACGGTACTACCACCGCGACCGTACTGGCCCAGTCGATCGTCAACGAAGGCCTGAAAGCCGTCGCTGCCGGTATGAACCCGATGGACCTCAAGCGCGGCATCGACAAGGCGACCATCGCCATCGTCAAGGAACTGAAGGGCCTGGCCAAGCCATGCGCTGACTCCAAGGCAATCGCCCAGGTCGGTACCATCTCGGCCAACTCCGACAACTCCATCGGCGACATCATTGCCGAAGCCATGGAAAAAGTCGGCAAGGAAGGCGTGATCACCGTTGAAGAAGGCTCGGGCCTGGAAAACGAACTGTCGGTTGTAGAAGGCATGCAGTTCGACCGTGGCTACCTGTCGCCATACTTCGTCAACAAGCCAGACACCATGGTTGCCGAGCTGGACAGCCCGCTGATCCTGCTGGTCGACAAGAAGATCTCGAACATCCGCGAAATGCTGCCAGTGCTGGAAGCCGTTGCCAAAGCCGGTCGCCCACTGCTGATCGTGGCTGAAGACGTCGAAGGCGAAGCCTTGGCGACCCTGGTCGTGAACAACATGCGGGGTATCGTCAAGGTTGCTGCCGTCAAGGCACCAGGCTTCGGCGACCGTCGCAAGGCCATGCTGCAGGACATCGCCGTACTGACCGGCGGTACCGTTATCTCCGAAGAGATCGGCCTGAGCCTGGAAAGCACCACCCTGGAGCACCTGGGTAACGCCAAGCGCGTGATCCTGTCCAAGGAAAACACCACCGTGATCGACGGCGCTGGCAACGATGCCGATATCCAGGCGCGTGTGACCCAGATCCGCGCCCAGGTGGCCGAGACTTCGTCCGACTACGACCGTGAAAAACTGCAAGAGCGCCTGGCCAAGCTGTCCGGCGGTGTTGCGGTGATCAAGGTTGGTGCCGGTTCCGAAGTTGAAATGAAAGAGAAGAAAGCCCGCGTTGAAGACGCCCTGCACGCAACCCGCGCAGCCGTCGAAGAAGGCGTGGTACCTGGCGGTGGCGTGGCACTGGTTCGTGCCCTGCAAGCCATCAGCGAGCTGAAAGGCGACAACGATGACCAGAACGTCGGCATCCAGTTGCTGCGTCGCGCTGTTGAAGCACCGCTGCGCCAGATCGTTGCCAACTCCGGCGACGAGCCAAGCGTCGTGGTCGACAAGGTCAAGCAGGGTTCGGGTAACTACGGTTACAACGCTGCTACCGGCGAATACGGCGACATGATCGAAATGGGTATCCTGGACCCAGCCAAAGTGACTCGTTCGGCTCTGCAAGCAGCTTCGTCGATTGCCAGCCTGATGATCACCACCGAGGCGATGATCGCTGAAATCAAGGAAGACGCTCCAGCTGGCGGCGGCATGCCGGACATGGGCGGCATGGGTGGCATGGGCGGCATGATGTAA
- a CDS encoding class I SAM-dependent methyltransferase produces MSKTVKLDFSEKYDEQHAKQYFLKHRSGLSRRLSHHRDQQLARRALTLAGEPGLVLDLPCGAGRFWPLLAEKPNRVIIGADNSEAMLQTAMSAQPADVVKRVQPLQTSAFDIALPDNAVDSIFCIRLLHHIGEPAHRLAILREFERVSRDSVIVSLWVDGNFKAWKRKRAERKRGQKGYQNRFVLPAVTVEEEFRQAGFRIQEQLDFLPLYAMWRVYVLRKG; encoded by the coding sequence ATGTCGAAGACCGTCAAGCTGGATTTTTCCGAGAAATACGACGAGCAGCACGCCAAGCAATATTTTCTCAAGCATCGCAGTGGATTGAGCCGTCGTCTCTCCCACCATCGCGACCAACAACTAGCACGCCGCGCCCTGACCCTGGCGGGTGAGCCTGGCTTGGTGCTGGACCTGCCATGCGGAGCGGGGCGTTTCTGGCCCTTGCTGGCCGAAAAACCGAACCGGGTCATTATCGGTGCGGACAATTCCGAAGCCATGCTTCAAACCGCAATGAGCGCTCAGCCCGCCGATGTCGTAAAACGGGTACAACCTTTGCAGACTTCTGCGTTCGACATCGCCTTGCCTGATAACGCCGTCGATAGCATTTTTTGCATTCGCCTGCTCCACCACATCGGTGAACCCGCGCACCGCCTGGCGATTCTGCGGGAATTCGAGCGTGTCAGCCGGGACAGCGTGATCGTTTCATTGTGGGTCGATGGCAATTTCAAGGCCTGGAAACGCAAACGCGCGGAGCGAAAGCGTGGGCAGAAAGGCTACCAAAACCGATTTGTGTTACCTGCTGTTACGGTGGAGGAGGAATTTCGACAGGCCGGGTTTCGGATCCAGGAACAATTGGATTTCCTACCGCTTTATGCCATGTGGCGAGTTTATGTATTGCGCAAGGGGTAA